One Octopus bimaculoides isolate UCB-OBI-ISO-001 chromosome 16, ASM119413v2, whole genome shotgun sequence genomic window, GAATCACAGGTAAACTAACAGAAGAGATAGACTTCATGTGCCACCTGATTGGCTTCCATGcccgtggcacataaaaagcacccactacactctcggaggggttggcattaggaagggcatccagctgtagaaaccttgcctgatcagattggagcttgggaCAGCCTTCCAGCCCtcagtcaaagcatccaacccatgccagcatggaaagtggacgttaaataacaatgaggatgatgtggAAGGTGTACAGGAGTACTAAATACTAAGAACTGTTGTAAAACAGACTTTCTCAAATGCCCTGATGAACCCCTAGAAATAGCTGGTATCTTTGGTTATGTAAGGGATCTAATTAGCAGTAGGGGTACGTAATCTGAAAGTATATTAACCAGAGTAAGAACAAGTTAcagaaagttaaggaagttatatTTATCTCTACTGGAAACAAAAAGCTTTTCCTTCAAAGTGAAGGACAGACGGTTTTGTGCTTGTGTGCAAAGTGTAACGCTGCAtgatagtgaaacatgggctttaaATGCGTAAAGGATGTATGTGCTAACAGTGAGAACGACCCTTGATTGTAATTTAGATGCATATACAGTGTATGAAGAGAAACATAAGAGGACAAAAGCCATTCAAAGAACCCTAGGTGATGGAAGTGCAGCATAACAAAGCTATTatttgatttaaccctttagcatttaaaccggccaaaagtattttatgttcaaactggccagatctggtctctcataccaaccctacaatattgttttaaaaattaacagctacctcatcaaaatctcatagctacaagataatgtatgattagttcaaaacaatgtagatgaaaaagcattaattttggcagaataatgcgaacactaaagggttaagtgccagtgccacttaaaaaagtACCTGTGTCAGTGCTGTGTTAATGCACCTGTGCCGGTGCTCtgtaaatgcacctgtgctggtggcacataaaaagcactcagcacactttgttaagggcatctggccacagaaaCCACATTCCACTCGAGTGGATTTTCAGCTTTAAGaaaatgaatgcacacacacacacacaaaattgtctTTACCTGGAATATAAATCCTTTTGGATTCCATCATAAGAATCTTCCTTACTAGACTCATCGCAGAAAGATTCTTCATGGGATTCACTGGTAAGTGTTCTATCATTTGCAGTATATACAAGGCTAGTTCCACTTGCTTCAAATGTATCTGAATAGATTACATCACTGCTAGAATTCAAAGAATTAACTGAAGATTTGCATGTATTCTTTTGATCAGTCTCATCTGCATCAGAAGAACTAACAAATGTGTCTGAATAAGTGATGTCAGAGATATCAGAATTGTCAGTGTGTAGCGTTTTGGTTGATGAATCAGACCCAGGAACAGTGATATCATCTGCACTGATGTTTGAAGAGTTATTTGAATCCGTAATGGGATTTTCCTTGAAACTGCCATTGTTGATATTGTCATCTTCTTCATTACTTGAAGACAGGCTCTCAAATGAATCGGAATAAAGAGGGTCAGAAGAATGCACATCTGATGAAGATTCACCACATTCTGGTGAATGCAGTGACATGATAGCTACTCTGTAGAAGTTAGCATACTCTAAAGTTTATACAGCCTTCATTCTATCTTGGATCAACCTGAAAAGAAAATGCTGAAGTGTCAATAAATAATagacttaaaaacaaaagaagtcaATTAGGTTTGAAatgtgagattttttttctttcctttaagaaATGGAGTAAACATTTATTATATCTATACTTTGCtcaaagttatttattttaaaaagtcaGTTTTGGAACATATTTTGACACAGCAGTGGAGGTAAAGAGGTTGACTGAAGAATATATTGTGCAACATGACTGTAAATACTTTTAATCAGAAGTCTGCTCAGTTAGCTAACATGAATCAAAACAACAACTactgtatgcacaaacacagataaatacaaacatggagatcatcatcatcatcgtttaacgtccgctttccatgctagcatgggttggacgatttgactgaggactggtgaaaccagatggctacaccaggctccaatctgatttgacagagtttctacagctggatacccttcctaacgccaaccactcagagagtgtagtgggtgcttttacgtgccactggcacgaaaaCCAGTCAGGAGGTGACGATACAATGGGTCATAATCAGTGTTTAGAGTGGCACAGACGCTTCGGTCTGTCTCTCAatgcaaagaaaaacagaagacgtAATACTTGATTTAATAGACTAAAAAACTGTTAACACAGAATTTgttaaagtgagagaaagttagggGCCTCGTTATAGGGGGTTGATTGAGGACTTTTCTTTTGGGTGTTGCCCAAAAGCATTTTTGTGTGTTGCACTCTAGGGAGCAGGTAAGGCTCACCTAGTAGGTCCGGTAACTCCTATTCTAGTAAGAGTTGACTCTTTTTTTCCTTGACTGTTGCCCGAAAAACCGTTGTACCGGTTCTTTTGGAGTCGGCTCGGCTAGAAAGGGTGTTACCCGGGCAACACCCCTGCATCCGCCACTGCGTTATATTCTTTGTGttgtaaagaaatagaaaagcttTAATACAATATACATCAGTGcgcaatataaaattattagattaAAAGAATGAGTAAATTTACTTCCCTTTTTGATAGAGTATTATTCCACAGTCGTACTAGTAACACAGTACtgcaattattattaatcattcctccagtatgtgtgaaagagagagagagacagacggttCTTTGTAAAGGCCGTCTACCAAAAATTCTACTCGAAAGATATTGATCAActccgaggctataacagaagacgcttgtccaaggtgctacgcagtgaaaTCGAACCAAGAACCACGTAGTTGTAAAGCGAATCACTTAACTATACTGCAAGTCTGCACCCATGGCTATAATTACATTTGTAAAAATTTGTATGGGGtaaaaacaacagaataaaaaagGGAATAAatcactttcttttgtttatgtGACTGAGGTTATTGATAAATTGCTTAATATAGCTAATGCAACATACAATGCAGTTTTGTGACATACATACCTTACCAAAATTGATTTTGTAATTTCAGTGTTAATATTGTCCAGCCACAATAATACGTCAAAAGAATATTAACGTTATATAgacattaaatataaatacaaatactctGTTTGGTAAACAAACCGTacagtattttatataatttttatccaCTTACCCTATAATGCAAAAATCTTTAGAATGATATGAATGATAGACAGGTAAAATAATTATGCCGATAAGTATAGTATAACAACACGTGTTCGATGTAAACAACAATGACTATATCATGGGATATTACCCTAGTTACCaaaatgtatgtaaacaaattCGTGATATTTATGCacaatttataaagagaaaaatacaaagaatctCTAAATTGTCATTGTTCTACCCTCCGTAATCATAATATAGGCGATTTCTTCAAGGTTTTTGATTTAAAATTCTACTGTTTAGtcttttttaacaatattttatctAAGAAAACGTTTGTGTATGTCTTATAAAATACAAGGGATTCTTTACGTGTGTCACCGCTGTCAAGTCAGCTGTAAACAAGGAGAAATTGTCATGACACTTTTTCATCAAGAAACTTCATAATTTGAGTGTTAccgaaacaaacgaacgaaagtaaaataaatggtaatattTCGATAAAAGTCTATGACGTCATGAGTGAGTGCTTTACATTGTGTTTCATCTGTTCGACAAAGCCGAACAGTGAAAAACACACTCGTGACTGAGTCATATACTAATACCGAATCATTGCGAAATAACTTAAGAGACAATAATAAAGCGGTTTTAATTTGTTTGGCAATTAGCGGAAGAAATGGCTCTTTTTTTCAAAGGCATTTGGGCTTCATATACGCTACATTCTAACATAGTAGGGGTGGGGAACAAAATCAGTAACCGGGGTAAAAATTAgtaatttctaatttcttgttattttctccttACCTTCTTTGAAATCATTACAAGTATTGCATTACCACtttgtactgttgcatcatctttaggagtaaaaattggtcagcagaGTTGTTACTTTTGAAGTTGAGGGTGTCCAAAACAGTCAGGTGACagaaactttttgttttttcaagaaatttttcctcaactttgacccGATTGTAACTGAggttactaataaaatatctggataatttttttggtctttaacaatcaatattcttttctctgttggatttcAAGTCGATTTTACCCatcactaatgtctaatttgataattttcaactTTTCATAAAATTATGTCTAAGATAGAataaggaagggagagagaaagagatgaaaggagaagaaacattacaatttattaattgaacatgacTGGCACATTTTCCCCTCTCCTCAGATTCGTAAAGAGAaattgttggcattccgtcgcttacgacgtcgagggttccagttgatccgatcaacagaacagcctgctcgtgaaattaacgtgcaagtggctgagcactccacaggcacgtgtacccttaacgtagttctcggggatattcagcgtgacacagtgtgacaaggctgaccctttgaaatacagaaacaggaagtaagatgagagaaagttgtggtggaagagtacagcagggttcgccaccagttcctgccggagccttgtagaactttaggtgttttcactcaataaacactcacaacgcctggtctgggaatcaaaaccgcgatcctatgaccgcgagtccgctgccctaa contains:
- the LOC106875566 gene encoding dentin sialophosphoprotein, which translates into the protein MSLHSPECGESSSDVHSSDPLYSDSFESLSSSNEEDDNINNGSFKENPITDSNNSSNISADDITVPGSDSSTKTLHTDNSDISDITYSDTFVSSSDADETDQKNTCKSSVNSLNSSSDVIYSDTFEASGTSLVYTANDRTLTSESHEESFCDESSKEDSYDGIQKDLYSRSQRSVATTNDTIVEEQTGDEVSSKITDFDKEKENYIRHILKRFQNGKKIGSADGKTFSNINKECMMPEPNANDFCKKMLEKVKGMLKVYSFMVTIPICYYCHHYHHIHHRCHHHCRRRCRHHLHYCNDLCVVIKQITSLYFSYTGIL